The region GCATAAAGACAAGTTTCCAATTGAATTTACGAAAGCTCTCAGGTTCTGCTTTTCTGAGGATCAATGGCAAACAGATGACACACTTAGTGTCTTGCACTCTGTGCTATCATACACAATCCCTTTATGCCACCTCCTGCTCTTAAAGCACAACACAAGGCCTTAAGTCTAACCATGTTGGCAAGTACGTACATAGAAAGCAGATATTTCTTAAATAAATTGAGTGAAATTAGATACATCCGTCATAACTAAGTAATGACAGCCACAAAGCCAAACAGATACACCACCCAAATCTAACGTCAATCAACGCCTAAACGCCTTTCGAATATAAAGCCAGGATCCATGCCCCTACACGGATTTCCATGAAAAGtgaataacaacaacaataccAAGCGGCATTTGGAGGACGTCCCCAGAATATCCATTCTCTCCATCATATTTCCCTTGGATATGCTCAACGTACAATTCAATTCCTTAGCTTACTGGAAACGCGGTTCCTGGCAACGGACTTCCTCCTGAAGTAAGGGATGGTGAAGATTGGCCGTGTGGTCTTTGGGGATTCCTTGGTGAAAGGAGTGACAGAATATGCATAAGCTTGGTCACAGGAGTTTTCCACGTCGGTGACCGCCTTGAACCCATGCTCGAActggagggagagggagataTAGAGGTGGTACGCCTAAATGTGGGACGTCGTCCAAGATTCGATGATATAGGTTCTTCGTCTCTGCCTCGAATATTGATGCGCTTCACTGATCGTTGTCGGATGTCATCGAGCTCTTCCTGTGATTTGGGTGCTGGTTAGCAGCTGCTATGATTTGAAGAATAGGTAGGTAGAACTTACATCCGTCAACTTCCGGTCCGTCACAATGATCCAGCGATTGCTGCCCTTCATCTATTGTCACCGTTAGTGTCGTGTGCGAAACTTCCCAGAAGATGGGAAGACACTCACCGTTAGTTTGAAGTTGTTCTTGCCGAACATCTGATTCAGGGCGGAGATCAGTTGACCGGTATCACCATATGGCGTCTGCAGATAGGCATGGTGCGATCGTTTGCGGGCGTCCATTGCACTGGGCGCTGCAGCGCGTTGCGATTTCCAGAATGGCCTAAAGGAAACACCTGTCAATTAGATACACAAGAAGAGTGGGCAATCCAGAGAATCAGCAGCAAGACTGATGTTGGGTGGTTGCGCTGAGTGTCATTAATGTTGGGAAAGATGAGCGCACATGGGAATAGAGTCCTCCGAAAATGAAGAGGGAACTCAAGAGAACAGGATGACAGGGCGGGTTCCGTGGGGCGAAGTACAGAGTCACCACTGAGACACGGCACGTGTGTGGCTTGGAaatgtggtgttttggtgtgTTACACAGGACTCAATATTCTGAAATCAGACACTGTGCGGTCTGCGAGAAGGGGGGGCAGCCTGTAGTATTTTAAACAAGATGGCAGAACAGGAAGCGGGGTCACTCAAGGTCCCCGGTCCAGTCAGGCCAGGCCATCCGTGGCCAGCCAATGGCAAGACGTATCCTGCATAATGACCTGGTCAACCAGTTAACTTCTTGCAGTTTTGGTGTTCCCACTGATGCTGTCATTTTCTGCCTAACACCGCGATGTACCACATGATTCTGCACTTAGACGATAATGGCAGCCACAACATTATGCCCATCTACCTTACTTCGCCCTCTTTCAGCTGTTTCATTCTCGAGGACTCAGTAAAATGCTTCTGTATTTTCTTCGTTGGCTCCAGATATGCTGAAAAGCAAGATCAGTGCTGTCACAATGAAACCCTCGCTGGTGTACTTCCTCAGCTCCTGTGTGCCGGGGGCACTTGGCACACATTGTGACTTAATGCATCACAAAGCCAGCCTGCAAAGGCTTGGACAACACGAAAAAAGCGTACAAGGCCCACTTTCAGACGGCGGCTAGCAGTGTATTCCCTCTCATATGGGAACCAAGACAGACTTTCTGCTAAACACCCGCACCTCCTTCTCGGGGGCATGGTACGGGCCGATGCGACCCCATGAGAGCCCGGGCTCTAGCCCGGGGGGTGGCATAGGTGCTTTCAGCAACACTGCCGGTTCCTAGAATGATCGCCTGCAGATAGTGGAAACACTCCCCAAACCCTGTTCTATGCGCTCTAGCGGCATAACCCATAGGGGGCTCTTGTCGATACCGCGTGCTGGGAAGACAGTACCGGCCATAAACCCAGCTGCGATCAATACCGCGAGCCTTGCAGCAGTGGCTGAATTTTGGGGACGGCTTGATGGTCGGCACTGATGGCTGCCGATAAGAAGAGCTGATGAGCCGATTCTCTTGCTTTCTCCAATTTCTCCTTTTCAGCAAAGCACCCGTGGAATGATTGCCTGCAGAACCAGCCATGGACTGGCCGAATATCCATGACCCTTATGTCACAACGTATGACTGGAAATATGAACAGCCGACATCTGAGACGGATGACCAGAGCTTTGTACTTTACACAACGTGGTCTGAAAATGCGTACCGGgttcaacctccccaaatcTTATCAAACATTGCGAAGTGGTCCAATTCCACTGTAACATGGCTACAGGTCAGTGCTTCATCCGAGCCAGCTCTCAAGATCTCCAGTCAGTACAAGCGTCTGCTCACGCTTTGCTTTCAAGAGCCCATTTTTCAGTCAAAACCTTTTGGAAGCGCCTGGTGGTAACCAGCCAGATATCTCGGGGTTTCACATCTTGTAAGTTACATATGTCTAGGTAACTGACGAATCAGGGAAGAAAATGAGTACTTGTATCTAATTTCCCGTGTCAGGTTTCCAAGCCGTGTCAAACACTATGATGAGATACAACTTGGCGATGGAAAGCTGATCCCAAGAGAGCACTGGTATCTTCCTTTCTCGGACGCCAATTGGGAACACATCATCAAACATTTCCATCTCAACCGAGTGATCTTGGAAGCAATGATGCAAGACAAGTGCTACACAGGTTTTCAGGAGAAAAGGCTTCGTGGTAGACACACTATACAATGGTTCACGGGCGTCACGAGCCAGAAAGCCGACCCACGCAGCGCTTCCATGTCCGCGGTATACTTTCCACAATTCAGGTTATCACTTGGGGTGATTTTCAACTGCGACAAGGGCCAAAAGGACTTGGTAAAAAAACTACTACGACGCTCTCCTGAAGTTAGTTCACACTCCCTGCTCATGGTCGGGGTTTTTGTTGAGATCCAGCGTGATCGTATCGTTGCGCTTATGGACGATGTTACTGAGCAACTGGATACAATCACGACTATGCTTTCTCGCGAATTAGACGTCTTCGGTTTCGAACAGAATCAACAGCTGACAGTGGCACTGGTTGCGGCGAAAAACTGTGAGGAAGAGACACGGGTCGTGAGAAGTCAACTGGAGAAGATCATCACGCATGCAAAAGAGCACGAGAAAGCCGATCATAAGGGTGCAAGTGTGGAATATATTCATACGACCAGGAGGTTCAACATCAGGCTGAAACAgattgatgatgagctggaggGTATTGCTTCTCAGTGTCGTGTCAAGGCGGAAGAGCTGAGAACCACGTCAGACCTGGTGAGTAACTACCTCTCCATCCCAACACACCGGTAGAGTCCTTTGGATCAGCTTCTCTACCCGCTGATTCACGAACTGACCGTCCGCTCAGTATTTGGCACAACTGGCCCGGAATGAGGCTCGTGAAGCAGCTTCTTTAGCACACACCGCAACCAAACAAGCAGAGATCAGCAAGCACATAGCCTTCATTGCGATGGTATATCTCCCGATAACAGCTGTTTCTGTAAGTACCCGTGATACTACCTAGCTACATTGTTGCCGCCATCATGTTATCTTTGAGTCATCGATACTGATCAAAGTACCTCTACTCCCAGACGATATTTGCCACGCCGGTGTTCAAGTTTGAAAACAACTGGGTGGACTGGTCATGGAAATTCAGGGGAGAGACGAAGGAGGATGGCTCTCCCGAACACGACATGCCAGTTTTCTCGGGGTATTTCGTGGTATATttcatcctcggcatcggcCTCACCTACACAACCTGGTGGTCCTTCAGCCGTAAAGTGAAGGGACTCGAAAAATTGGCTACACTCCAGACAGAAAAGCGCAGAAAGCGCTCGGGATTTCTAGGCCTTGGTCGTAAAGCCAGTGACACGGCTTCGCGACCAGCTACGCCACTAGACACTACATCAAACCAGGTCACCCCCTCGCTCACAAGTAAAACCCCATGGTACCAACGACTGTTCCTTTGGTCCGAAAGCGATGCCACAACTATCACCGCAACCCCAAGCCCCGAAGCACAGGTTGCTTCTACAACCGGGGTGTTGACTGGTGACCGAAATGATGGAGGAATTCAGGGGAATACCGCGTCTGCTGCCACTCAACCCACTATCTGGTCACGTTTCTTTTCAATCTTCCCTCGTATCAGACGGCCTACTCGGAGGAGGAATCCAGCCAACGCCATTGAGGGACATCAGTTGAGGCCAATGTCACAGCACACCAATGTACCTACTTCTAACCAGGCAGGCCGGAACCATATGTCAGGCTCAATGGTTTAAGCTCTTATAGGAGATTTGATTCAAGGTTATAGAACACGCAATGATAAATTAGCAACAGAGTTTGTTTACAGACACCAACATCCCTAACTACCCGGTACCTAAGCTAGTGTTCGAATTGTGACCTGGTAATTTTGAACTTATGCAATGCATGTATAACTCGAAACTAAGGTCGGCGCTTAAGAGTGACGAATCACAGATGTGCTGATACCCCTGTTTCCCCTAATTTGTGAAGAAGCCGTTTCCCGACGCCCAACGCGTCGAAGCACACGGACAAGGTCTCCGGGATTTCAGTGCTTTAACTCCATCTTAAGGTTCACAGAGGACCTAAGTCATGGATTGGCCACGTATGGTAGATTCGATACTAGTCATTGAAGAAGACGACTGCCTCTTTGATTATGAATGTCCATCAATGATTGCATCAAAAGTGGTTCGGAACCATGTAAGGAAAGGCACACGTCAAATTTGGAACCGTTAAAGCTAAAAAGAACAGGGCCGAGAGCATGAGAGTATCATGTTGAAGAGTTACGCCGACTGGAACTGTTGGTTCGAGGTATCTTCATTTCAGCCATGACCTTGCAGTTCTCCTTGTACGGGTACAAGACCAAGGACCTAACCTCATCCATAAAGAGTCAGGTTTTCACCGAAATCTCTTGGAAAAACCATCATCAGCCCAGGAACAAGCCGGCTACCACATCCTGTCAGTTCACCACAACTCCAAACCCAGTCTAAGTCACATCACTGATTCAAACGGGCACCCCAAGACTCTGCGGCGCCGTCGAGCCAGCCTTCACAGCCCTCGAGACCATCACCACAGACCTCTActacctccccttctccctcccccgctgGCGAACCATCACCCGCGCCTTCCACCTCCACGACGAAATCTCCCGAGCCTTAACCAAAAGCCACCAAGGCGGCTGCGCCACCTACCTCGTCCACGGCggccaccccccccctcctccacatgTACACCGTCGCCATGTCCTGGGACCACCAAAGCTGGATCTCCTCCGCCCACAGCgtcgccatctcctccacctacttctcatcctccaagCTCACCGTCGCAGTCCTATTCAGCTGCTCCGAAGAGCAAATCGCCCGAGTGGAAGACCTTCTCGCTTCCTCCCCCGAAGTCAAGTCCCACCCCCTGCTTACGGTAGGGCTTTTTGCGGAGTTGCACAAGGACAGGATGCAGGAGATTGTTAAGAATGCTTTGTATGAATGCACTGCTGCTATTACGGAGCTAAAACTGGACCGGGATGCCCCGTCGGTAGTGAAGAGGGATTTTAAGCTGAGTAGGAAGCTGAGGAATTGTCGGCTGAAGACgaagatggcggaggaggaggtgaggacTACGAAGGGGTTGCTGGAGAAGATGATTAcgcaggtggaggaggagcagcggCTGTATCAGtcttgggatgatgatgatggtgatggggggagtTCGCGACTAGTACGAGGAGGTTTAAGCAGCGGTTTGAGGAGATTGGGATTGAGTTGGATGCGCTGATGGCGAGGTGCAGGATAATGTTTGATGATATGACTTATTCGGAGGAGTTGGTGAGTTGTCTGTGTCGCATAGAGACTCGTAATGTGGCACTGCTAAAGTATGTCTGTTTTTAGTTTATGAACGAACTCCTCAGTGATGATGCCGAGCGAGCAAGAGACCAGGCAAAAATGAGCACAGTAATAGCATTTGTGGCTATGCTGTATCTCCAGATCACGGCTGTTGCGGTGAGTCGCCATAACTCGCTCGAGATACTTGTATCATAGGCTGAGTTGAGGCTAATCTCTTCGACATAGACCATCTTCGCCATGCCCGTCGTCGAATTCCAAAACGACTGGCGAGACATATACTTCAAACAGGCTGAGCCAACGCCAGCAAACAGCCAGTTCTGTCCTCCTATTTCTGGGTGTACCTGATTGTGTCCGTCACTCTCACCGCATTCACCGTATTTGGTTGGTGGCATTATGCCAGGGGTGCGAGTAAGGTCCACAACCGCAGGATGGGATTGAAACGCAACCGGAAATTGGTAGAAGGCAGAGGTGGGCGACAACGTGTCACAAACGGGTTTTTCTCTGGGCatggggaaaagaagaagtaATTTGTGAGACTGGGGTTGTGGCTTCAAGGACAAATTGTCATTTTTGTCGCATTTGAACTGCTTCTAACACTATGAtattttattctttttccGTCTGTTTACACTTCAGTCGCCTGTCCTACTTGGTGACCACTTCACTTTGCTGTCTCAACCTCCTTAGGACGcactttttcttctttctttggGCTTTTGGCATCCGGTGGATCTTGTCCCTTGACTCCCCCTTCACGTTTTGGAGCTTCTTTCTGCCCTTTCTCAACATAAGTCAGTCCAGAAGGTCTCTCGGTTGGGCGTGTGGGATGGTTTGCTGACAGTGATTGACTCGGGGGAGGTTGCTTGAGATTGGTCGGAAGTTTACGGCCTCGATCAGCAATCCGCGGAGCGTTCCCTCCGTTGCCTGTCAAGCTGGTTGACATGCTTGGCGGGGCACCGACAGGCCCGGGCTCAGACCTGGCCTCCGGGTTGCGTCTTGATGATTTGCGTCTCTCACGTGGAGAGCCGGACTGTGCTGGCGATAGAGCACGCCTGGCCGGTGGGGCTTTGGATGAGTTATTACGTATACTCTCCTGTTGGCTCTATGTTCAGTCATAGCGGTGGTTAGCTAGAATGTCTATCTTTGAAGCTGCTTGCCAGGTGACTTACTGAACTGAGCGGGGTTTTTATGTATATGATCCACTCTCCCGCTTGCCGTACCTGTGGGCGTTGAACTTGGTTAGTTTCTTGTAGGGTCTCTATTGTCACACCGGCATACGACAGCGCAGGAACAATACCTTCACCTTGACCTCGCTGGGATTTAACTTTAGCCCTTCTTGTAGGTACTTCAAGAGGGTGTCGAGGTGTCCATTCGGAGGCGTTGCACAAATGAATATGCTCTAATCTGACGGTACCTCCAATGCTACGTCCATTGTGTAGGTCCAGATAGGTAGGTTGGTAGAAGGTTTGGTGAATGACAGCTCAGCTGTTAATGCCGTGTGCAGCGAAAAAGGCGGTGTATGTCATTATGGCTTTTCATTTCGAGTTAAGAACACATGCTTGAGATGGTTCTGTGTCCTTCAGAGATTACAATGATTTTAAGTCGTCGTGGAAGCTTCCGAAAAAACAGGGAATGCGGGAGCACATGGTGTTTGGGCCTCAAAGGAGGGGGACAGGGCATCGGTTGGGGATTTACAAATGGCACGTGGGGGCAGTCGTGACGAATCATCCATCACTGGCTGATATGGGCTGACAGAGAGGATGTGTTCCGGCCCAAACATGGGCCGTGCTGCTTTCCAGCTGATCAGGCACACCACAAATGCTCCCACAAGCTCCTGATTCTACAGGTTCCAGATTGCCAAAATTAAAACCCAACAGGCGGGTCCGTTTGTCGGTCATCGACAAGCCAGCACAATAATAGCAACACATAGAGTTATCATGAGATGGCTCGGATGTCTGATGAGGTGGGAAGGGCAAGGTAGGTGATCAATTACCTGAATTTCATGGTACCTACAAGGTACCGTACATTTAGACAACATGTGATAGCCTGCAATTGTGAACTGTGAGTTGGCGCAGTCAGGTAGTCAATACTTGGGCGCCTAATTTGACGTGCCATATCGGGCCATTGTTTTTCCTTGCTGTTAAATCGACGACGGGAGAAATGTTTCGCTCGATGTCGTACCTTATCAGTTGAGGCGGTTCCCATTGAACGAAAATCCAATATATGCACAATCCAAAGCCCTCAACTCAGCTCCTCTGTTCTCGACCTGCTAGATAGGCTGTCGTCGACGCCATTCGTTTCCAAAAACCTTCAAATTCGCGTTTTGGTTGACCTTCTACTACGAGATGGGTATACTCTAACTGAGACACACCGGGCAAATGAGGCACATCTACGTATCTCTCGAATGTGCAGTGAGGTAGACTGTCTACCAAGAAAGCCGTACAAATGACCATAATGGCTATGTGGAAATCTTAGGCCCAGCTGAAATTCGATCAACTTTCCCATGTGTCTATGCTGCACGTCTTACCACGCCTTGAGTTGGCAACAACATTTTACCACTTCTTTTAGCGGAGACTTACAATAGATTGGCCTTTGGAAGAAACGGAGCCGTATTTGACGACATTCCAAGATGACGCAAGATTGGACTTCTTCGAGTACGGTAACGCAACTTCCAAGCCAGACGATTTCTGCAAGGTACTAGGCATGCATGGGACTGTAAGTTTGACCGTGTACTAGGGAATGATGAATATTAATGTTCCACCACTCTGTCGTGGTGGCAAGCACCTAGTTGTTTGCGTGTCTATCTGGTATGGTGACGATTTCCGCAATTATGTAACTCCTGATTGTCACCAGCTGACAGCTTTTAATTATGCGTACTAGAGCCCTGTCTTTGCACAAGACTCCAGGCCCGAGAAACCTGCTTCAGGTGATGTTTTGCAGGGGTTTGAACTTTTGTTGGTTGCCACTGTGACAGCGGTTTTTCGACTAGTCACTGATGGCACGAATGAACGTTTGTCGAGTCCGGTcaaaaaagaaggaggaagcgCTGGCGTGAGCACAGTCGAGTCGGAACACCACTCATACCTCCCTTTTGAGATAAACGACTGGGTTTCCATTGTTGACGACTTTTACATCCACAACTCGATACAACATGCGATGAATGGC is a window of Podospora pseudopauciseta strain CBS 411.78 chromosome 1, whole genome shotgun sequence DNA encoding:
- a CDS encoding hypothetical protein (EggNog:ENOG503PFHH) — protein: MSWDHQSWISSAHSVAISSTYFSSSKLTVAVLFSCSEEQIARVEDLLASSPEVKSHPLLTVGLFAELHKDRMQEIVKNALYECTAAITELKLDRDAPSVVKRDFKLSRKLRNCRLKTKMAEEEVRTTKGLLEKMITQVEEEQRLTRRFKQRFEEIGIELDALMARCRIMFDDMTYSEELFMNELLSDDAERARDQAKMSTVIAFVAMLYLQITAVATIFAMPVVEFQNDWRDIYFKQAEPTPANSQFCPPISGCT